In one Zobellia galactanivorans genomic region, the following are encoded:
- a CDS encoding VCBS repeat-containing protein → MSLPKQESTRKTYSPVHLKNTYITLCLALSTLTACGDKQGSLFQFLPASETGITFENTLTETDDLNILDYLYFYNGGGVAVGDIDNDGLADIFFSGNQVKNKLYRNKGNLQFEDISKSAGIEGNSTWNTGSVMGDVNGDGLLDIYVCAVVGINGFNGHNELFLNNGDGTFTESAAKYGLDFDSYSSNAAFLDFDLDGDLDIYLLNHAVHTQESFGKADLRLKRNYQTGDKLLRNDGNKFVDVSESAGIYGGVNGYGLGLAISDFNQDGYPDIYVGNDFHEDDYYYLNNGDGTFTESSKQFFAHTSRFSMGNDVADINHDGWPDLISLDMLPQDEHTLKSSEGDDNVQTQKLRTERYGYGYQFTRNMLNINQQNSSFLETALMSGVAATDWSWSALFGDYDQDGEQDLFISNGIPKRPNDLDFINFVSSEQIRNKMNNTKLMDQQALDKMPAGKIHNYVFKGSDNLTFKDKSGQWISKDTLVSGATAMGDLDNDGDLDLITNNLNGTPALYINKTDQNANFLKISLKYGQHNHFGLGTKVFSYTQGQLQYKELYTVRGFQASSEPILHFGYGKTEKIDSLRIVWPDGSYQTLTDIATNQSLEIRPENTKKFNYSNLRPQQAPLFEKVENNLGIDFLHIEDNYTDFNRQKLIPYQISDRGPATAIGDLNGDGKKDIFFGGSKYIPSQVFVQNDTTFSPWHISTIANDSIKEDVAAVIGDFNSDGKNDLILGTGGGDFYNKMKPLLNSYYVQNDAGFNAANLPESFQNTSVLAPYDMDGDGDLDLFLGSQAISNDFGKVPESALLLNDNGSLIDQTPDDLKNIGMVTNAIWHDFDADGTKDLIVVGEWMSPTFFKNTKGQLTKIDVVQKNLSGLWQSIVPFDIDNDGDTDYLLGNWGSNTKFKASAEHPMKMYYGDFDKNRQTETITTIEKDGKYYPLEGLDGLSSQLVSLKKKFNTYKSFAGSPIESILDKEALKNAKILEVHELRSGFLKNENGRFSFVPFPNELQVSPLMAMLRHDFDGDGKEEVLAAGNYFGVKPYHGRFDSFGGALIKGENNVILSARIGLDLSQKSVRHLNLLPINGENYLLITLNNSNAQIYRLKRK, encoded by the coding sequence ATGTCATTACCAAAGCAAGAATCCACAAGAAAAACCTATAGTCCCGTGCATTTAAAGAACACGTATATTACGCTTTGCCTTGCCCTATCGACCCTTACGGCTTGCGGTGACAAGCAGGGTTCGCTATTTCAGTTTCTTCCCGCATCGGAAACGGGCATTACCTTTGAGAATACCCTTACCGAGACCGACGACCTCAATATTTTGGACTACCTCTACTTCTACAACGGGGGCGGTGTGGCCGTAGGTGATATTGATAACGACGGCCTAGCCGATATTTTCTTTTCGGGCAACCAAGTAAAGAACAAACTCTACCGAAACAAGGGCAACCTCCAATTTGAGGATATCAGTAAAAGTGCGGGCATTGAAGGCAACAGCACCTGGAACACCGGCTCGGTAATGGGCGATGTAAACGGAGACGGGCTTTTGGATATTTACGTGTGTGCCGTTGTAGGCATCAACGGTTTCAACGGACATAACGAACTGTTCCTGAACAACGGTGACGGCACCTTTACCGAAAGCGCCGCCAAATACGGACTTGATTTCGACTCGTACAGCTCCAATGCGGCCTTTCTCGATTTTGACCTCGACGGCGATCTAGACATTTATCTCCTGAACCATGCGGTACATACCCAAGAATCTTTTGGCAAGGCAGATCTACGCCTAAAGCGGAACTACCAAACGGGGGACAAACTTCTTCGCAACGATGGAAACAAATTTGTAGATGTCAGTGAATCTGCCGGTATATACGGGGGCGTAAACGGTTACGGACTCGGATTGGCCATTTCAGATTTCAACCAAGACGGCTATCCCGACATTTATGTGGGCAACGATTTTCATGAAGACGATTACTACTATCTCAACAATGGGGATGGCACGTTTACCGAAAGCTCAAAGCAATTTTTCGCACACACCTCGCGCTTTTCGATGGGTAACGATGTGGCCGACATCAACCATGATGGTTGGCCCGACCTTATTTCCCTAGATATGCTTCCGCAAGACGAACATACGCTCAAATCTTCCGAGGGCGACGATAACGTACAGACTCAAAAATTACGCACCGAACGCTATGGATACGGGTATCAGTTCACCCGAAACATGCTAAACATCAACCAACAAAACAGCAGCTTTCTAGAAACGGCCCTAATGAGCGGGGTAGCCGCCACGGACTGGAGCTGGAGCGCGCTTTTCGGCGACTATGACCAAGATGGGGAACAAGACCTGTTTATCTCCAACGGGATACCCAAGCGCCCCAACGACCTAGACTTCATCAATTTTGTCAGCAGTGAACAAATCCGGAACAAGATGAACAACACCAAGCTTATGGATCAGCAAGCCTTGGACAAAATGCCGGCCGGAAAAATTCACAATTACGTATTCAAAGGCTCCGACAACTTGACCTTTAAAGACAAATCGGGCCAATGGATATCAAAAGATACCTTGGTCTCAGGCGCCACGGCCATGGGCGACCTTGACAACGACGGTGACCTCGACCTGATAACCAACAACCTGAACGGCACCCCGGCACTCTACATTAACAAAACCGACCAAAATGCCAACTTTCTCAAAATAAGTTTAAAGTACGGACAGCACAATCACTTCGGTTTGGGAACCAAGGTTTTTTCATATACCCAAGGCCAATTACAATACAAAGAACTCTACACGGTGAGAGGATTTCAGGCGTCCTCGGAACCCATACTCCATTTCGGATATGGAAAGACTGAAAAAATAGATTCCCTACGAATAGTATGGCCCGATGGAAGCTATCAGACCCTGACCGACATTGCTACCAACCAAAGCTTGGAAATACGACCCGAAAACACCAAAAAGTTTAACTATTCCAATTTACGGCCACAGCAAGCGCCTCTTTTTGAAAAGGTCGAGAATAACCTGGGAATCGATTTTCTGCATATTGAAGACAACTACACTGATTTTAATCGCCAAAAACTTATTCCCTACCAAATATCCGACCGTGGCCCCGCTACTGCCATTGGTGACCTGAACGGTGACGGAAAGAAGGATATTTTCTTCGGAGGCTCAAAATATATTCCTTCACAAGTCTTTGTACAAAACGATACCACATTTTCCCCTTGGCACATCAGTACTATTGCCAATGATTCTATCAAGGAAGATGTAGCGGCCGTAATCGGGGATTTTAATTCGGATGGAAAAAACGATTTGATCCTAGGCACCGGCGGAGGGGACTTTTACAATAAAATGAAGCCTTTGCTCAACTCGTATTACGTTCAAAACGACGCCGGTTTCAATGCCGCCAACCTACCGGAAAGCTTTCAAAACACCTCTGTACTCGCCCCTTACGATATGGATGGCGATGGAGACCTTGACCTGTTCCTAGGAAGCCAAGCGATCTCGAACGACTTCGGAAAGGTTCCAGAGTCCGCCCTACTCTTAAACGACAATGGAAGCCTTATAGACCAAACCCCAGACGACCTTAAGAACATAGGGATGGTCACCAATGCCATTTGGCACGATTTTGATGCCGACGGTACCAAAGACCTGATTGTGGTAGGCGAATGGATGTCCCCTACTTTTTTCAAGAATACCAAAGGACAACTTACCAAGATCGATGTGGTTCAAAAAAACCTGAGCGGTCTCTGGCAAAGTATCGTCCCTTTTGATATTGATAACGATGGAGATACCGATTACCTGCTCGGCAACTGGGGAAGCAACACCAAGTTCAAGGCCTCGGCAGAACACCCGATGAAAATGTACTATGGCGATTTCGACAAGAACAGACAGACCGAAACCATCACGACCATAGAAAAAGATGGAAAATATTATCCTTTGGAAGGCTTAGACGGACTTTCATCCCAGTTGGTTTCCCTTAAAAAGAAATTCAACACCTATAAGTCCTTCGCAGGTTCCCCCATTGAATCGATCCTTGATAAGGAAGCCCTAAAAAATGCAAAAATACTGGAAGTACATGAGCTACGTTCCGGCTTCCTAAAAAACGAAAACGGACGATTTAGTTTTGTCCCTTTTCCGAACGAACTACAAGTTTCTCCCCTTATGGCCATGCTTCGCCATGATTTTGACGGGGACGGAAAAGAAGAAGTGCTGGCGGCCGGAAACTATTTTGGCGTTAAACCCTATCATGGAAGGTTTGATTCTTTTGGCGGCGCCTTGATAAAAGGGGAAAATAATGTAATTTTAAGCGCCCGGATCGGTTTAGACCTTAGCCAAAAATCTGTTAGACATTTAAACCTTTTACCTATAAACGGAGAAAATTATCTCTTGATTACCCTAAATAATTCCAACGCGCAGATTTATCGGCTAAAAAGAAAATAA
- a CDS encoding VCBS repeat-containing protein, translating to MQSTVKKVFFAPVRAFLPVMILMISCHSETKEEVSKEPKKETLFSMLPPEETGIDFINSVQNQKNFNIFKYRNFYNGGGVAIGDINNDGLADIYLSANMGPNKLYLNKGDFKFEDISEKAGVTGNKPWSTGVVMADINADGLLDIYVSNAGNMEGNNHDNDLYINNGDLTFTERAKEFNLAETGFSTHASFFDYDKDGDLDAYILNNSNIPVSSLGYAEQRSVRAQDWEGVPHIFRGVGDILLRNDNGKFTDVSEEAGIYGSLIGFGLGVMVSDINGDLWPDIYVSNDFYERDYLYINQKDGTFKEEIEEWTSHLSLSAMGIDMADINNDGNADIFITDMLPEGDQRVKSVMEFEGYNVFKLKQSKDFYQQYIQNTLQLNNGNGSFSEIAYHSGVAKTDWSWAGLLFDMDNDGLRDIYITNGINHDLTDLDFVDFFANEIIQKMALTGKKESIDSIINKMPVVPQPNYAYRNNGDITFDNAAVDWGFEIPSLSNGAAYGDLDNDGDLDLVVNNVNMQSFVYKNKTNELTDNHYIKLKFIGEGKNPFAVGASIKMYYNDQVVFQELIPSRGFQSSVDYIMDIGLGQTTTIDSLRVIWPDDYTQKLEKVSADQLLTLKRSDATEKYIPKKPSNTKTLLKEIEAGKLVAHKEDTYTDFDYESLISKLVSQEGPALAVGDINGDGNEDIFLGGASGHPGIVYVHSGNGRLSKKTLDFDIDLEDTAAAFFDADGDGDQDLVVGTGGNRINKENSYKPRLYLNDGRGNFSKTTEDLPSVFKNISVISPYDFDQDGDIDLFVGSRSVVGTYGIDPDHLFLENKGDGKFVNATEKLAYDLKDAGMITGAVWADIDGDNKKDLLTVSEWGRPNIYKNSGRRLSRLPTDLDSLFGWWNAIEAVDLDNDGDMDLVLGNQGTNVPYEASEEHPMKLWINDYDNNGTLEQITTRGFDGKDYPIHQKKELTEQIVSLKKQSLKASEYAKKTIDELFPKEIFDRSIVKQANTMASVIAINEGGGKFTIKKLPSRVQLSCVCGISCADIDKDGNLDLIMAGNNFEFKPQYSRLDASYGNVLLGDGNLNFKWQDYNTSGFFIKEEVKHLKQFKDKNGKSYLIAAINNGTPKIYALD from the coding sequence ATGCAATCAACAGTCAAAAAGGTTTTTTTTGCCCCGGTTCGGGCATTCCTTCCCGTGATGATTCTTATGATTTCGTGCCATTCCGAAACTAAGGAAGAAGTTTCCAAAGAACCTAAAAAAGAAACGCTATTTAGCATGCTTCCTCCGGAAGAAACCGGTATAGATTTTATCAACTCGGTACAGAACCAAAAGAATTTCAACATATTCAAGTACCGTAATTTTTATAACGGTGGGGGCGTAGCCATAGGGGACATCAACAATGATGGTCTAGCGGACATTTATCTTTCCGCCAATATGGGACCCAACAAACTCTACCTGAACAAAGGGGATTTTAAGTTTGAGGACATCTCCGAAAAAGCAGGCGTTACGGGCAATAAACCATGGTCTACCGGGGTCGTCATGGCCGATATCAATGCCGACGGACTCTTGGACATCTATGTTAGTAACGCCGGAAACATGGAAGGCAACAACCATGACAACGACCTTTACATCAACAATGGCGACCTTACCTTTACCGAAAGGGCAAAAGAATTCAACCTTGCCGAGACCGGTTTCTCTACCCATGCCTCCTTTTTCGATTACGACAAAGATGGCGATCTCGATGCCTACATCTTGAACAACAGCAACATCCCGGTCAGTAGCTTGGGATACGCCGAACAACGGAGCGTTAGGGCCCAAGATTGGGAGGGCGTTCCCCATATTTTTAGGGGCGTAGGCGATATACTTTTGCGAAACGACAACGGCAAATTCACCGATGTCAGTGAAGAGGCAGGTATCTATGGAAGTTTGATAGGCTTTGGCCTTGGGGTTATGGTCAGTGACATTAACGGCGACCTCTGGCCCGATATTTATGTTTCCAACGATTTTTATGAGCGCGATTACCTCTACATCAATCAAAAAGACGGTACTTTCAAAGAGGAAATAGAGGAATGGACCTCCCACCTATCACTTTCGGCCATGGGTATAGATATGGCCGATATCAACAATGACGGTAATGCCGATATTTTCATTACCGATATGCTTCCCGAGGGCGACCAACGTGTAAAATCGGTAATGGAATTTGAAGGTTACAATGTTTTTAAGCTCAAACAAAGCAAAGATTTTTACCAACAGTACATTCAAAACACGCTACAACTCAACAACGGTAATGGTTCCTTCTCTGAAATCGCATACCATAGCGGTGTGGCAAAAACCGACTGGAGCTGGGCCGGTCTGTTATTCGACATGGACAATGACGGACTACGTGATATTTATATTACCAACGGTATAAACCACGACCTTACCGACCTTGATTTCGTCGACTTCTTTGCCAATGAAATCATTCAAAAAATGGCCCTTACGGGTAAAAAGGAATCCATTGATTCCATTATCAACAAAATGCCAGTGGTACCACAACCCAACTACGCCTACCGCAACAATGGCGATATCACTTTCGACAATGCCGCGGTGGACTGGGGGTTTGAAATACCCAGCCTCTCAAACGGGGCGGCTTATGGCGACCTTGACAATGACGGCGATCTAGACCTCGTGGTAAACAATGTAAACATGCAATCCTTCGTGTACAAAAACAAGACCAATGAACTTACCGACAACCATTACATCAAATTAAAGTTCATAGGAGAAGGAAAGAATCCGTTTGCCGTGGGTGCCAGCATCAAAATGTACTATAACGACCAAGTCGTGTTTCAAGAACTGATTCCTTCTCGGGGCTTTCAATCGTCGGTCGATTACATTATGGACATAGGCCTGGGCCAGACCACCACTATCGATTCCCTTAGGGTGATTTGGCCCGATGACTATACCCAAAAGCTAGAAAAGGTTTCCGCCGATCAACTTTTGACCCTAAAACGGTCGGATGCCACAGAAAAATACATCCCGAAAAAACCGTCCAATACCAAAACCTTACTCAAGGAAATAGAGGCTGGAAAATTAGTGGCCCATAAAGAGGACACCTATACCGACTTCGATTACGAAAGCCTAATTTCCAAACTTGTTTCACAAGAAGGACCAGCCTTGGCCGTGGGTGATATAAACGGTGACGGCAACGAGGATATCTTTTTAGGAGGAGCCAGCGGCCATCCCGGAATAGTCTACGTCCATTCGGGCAATGGAAGGCTTTCGAAAAAAACATTGGATTTCGATATCGACCTAGAAGATACGGCAGCCGCATTCTTTGATGCCGACGGTGATGGAGACCAAGACCTGGTCGTAGGCACGGGAGGCAACCGGATCAACAAAGAAAACTCTTATAAACCCCGATTATATCTTAATGATGGCAGGGGGAACTTCAGTAAAACCACCGAAGACCTACCATCCGTATTCAAAAACATTTCGGTTATTTCCCCCTATGACTTCGACCAAGACGGAGACATTGATTTGTTTGTCGGTTCCAGAAGCGTTGTGGGTACTTACGGCATAGACCCTGACCATCTGTTTTTAGAGAACAAAGGTGATGGAAAATTCGTCAATGCCACCGAAAAATTAGCCTACGACCTTAAAGATGCCGGTATGATAACCGGTGCCGTTTGGGCCGATATTGACGGTGATAACAAAAAAGACCTACTGACCGTATCGGAATGGGGCCGACCGAATATCTACAAGAATTCGGGCAGACGCCTGAGCAGGCTACCGACCGACCTCGATAGCCTATTCGGCTGGTGGAACGCCATAGAAGCCGTCGACCTAGATAACGATGGCGACATGGACTTGGTATTGGGCAACCAAGGCACCAACGTACCTTACGAGGCTTCCGAAGAGCATCCTATGAAGCTATGGATCAACGATTATGACAACAACGGCACCTTGGAGCAGATCACTACCCGTGGATTTGACGGAAAAGATTATCCCATCCACCAGAAAAAAGAATTGACCGAGCAAATTGTATCGCTCAAAAAACAAAGCCTCAAAGCTTCCGAATACGCAAAAAAGACCATCGACGAACTCTTCCCCAAGGAAATTTTCGACAGGAGTATCGTTAAGCAGGCCAATACCATGGCATCGGTAATCGCCATAAACGAGGGCGGTGGCAAGTTCACCATCAAGAAATTGCCCTCACGGGTGCAGCTCTCCTGCGTATGCGGCATCAGTTGTGCCGACATCGATAAAGACGGCAACCTAGACCTTATTATGGCCGGGAACAATTTTGAGTTCAAGCCACAATACTCCCGTTTAGACGCTAGCTACGGCAATGTGCTCTTAGGTGACGGAAACCTAAACTTCAAATGGCAAGACTACAATACCAGTGGCTTTTTCATTAAAGAGGAAGTAAAACACCTGAAGCAGTTTAAGGACAAGAACGGCAAAAGCTACCTCATTGCCGCCATAAACAACGGCACACCAAAAATTTATGCGCTAGATTAG
- a CDS encoding VCBS repeat-containing protein, translating to MKKALVLIWVGTLSFFILSCSEKKQEPPFLFQKRKNSQTGITFKNALKNTPELNILNYLYYYNGAGIAAADFNNDGSVDLYFTANEAADHFYLNQGGLKFKEISQKAGINNTEGWTTGVTHVDINNDGLLDLYICKVGKYKHMEGSNLLYVNQGNDKDGNPVFKEEAKKYGLDFSGFSTQAAFFDYDLDGDLDLFLLNHSVHPNRTYGKGSKRKKTAPLSGDRLYKNENGKFVDVSSEAHIFQGEIGYGLGLGISDVNNDGYPDVYVGNDFFENDYLYINQKDGIFKEIISENDKKLGHTTHFSMGNDLADINNDGLTDIVSLDMLPENLETYKTSGLEYPYPTYQNYLRNGYAPQYMQNTLHLNLGHGNFSEIAHLAGISATEWSWGALLADYDNDGLKDLFVSNGIKGATNDMDFINFIANDNIQKRIEEGMTEEDMAFIDEMPHKKEPNYFFRNKGDLTFENVSKTWSDLEKSYSNGSVYADLDNDGDLDIVVNNVDQEAFVLENTSETTAENHFLNIGFKGAPSNLFGIGTKVIAYSKNKAISAENFVSRGYLSSVPPRLHLGIGKDSVLDSVKVIWPGGKFQTLKNLQADQKIELSISEARGNYYETPKTSAATLLHNKNDFLGFYHKDSPTLEFNRSPLVPFANTNEGPEISVADINADGLDDILIGGGKGQATALFVQRPNGVFKEEQTGLFEEDAINEDLSQLIFDADGDGDQDLIIVSGGNEFQSGKPLQPRFYRNHEGQFKKEDQQFSNISPNASKVGSVDFDNDGDLDLIIASDQVPHQFGTTPSQYIFENDGSGNFTDVSDTFGKPFKGVGNVKDFIWTDLDGNGFQDLIAVGHWMPVSIFYNDGKSLQPRKDPALKNTNGWWNVVVADDFDNDGDIDFVAGNWGLNSKFRASATEAITLYNADFDENGNIDPIVTYFHHHKETPFASKDELVKQLPYLNKRFLSYKDFAQASVFDLFSKEKLIKSDQKKVYELQSSFYENDGVGNFNIKALPTIAQASTIHDIAVDDFDNDGFKDLLIVGNSTEISTQLGRMDASHGIILRNNGKGDFEWSDGQDFNIEGSARSIAKIRINNHPVYIVGINNDVPVFLSRKSNN from the coding sequence ATGAAAAAAGCACTGGTTTTAATTTGGGTCGGGACGCTGTCCTTTTTTATACTTTCCTGCTCAGAAAAAAAGCAGGAACCCCCATTCCTATTTCAAAAACGTAAGAATTCCCAGACGGGAATCACCTTTAAAAACGCCCTCAAGAACACCCCCGAGCTTAACATACTTAACTATCTCTACTATTACAACGGGGCTGGAATAGCGGCAGCGGATTTTAATAATGACGGAAGCGTAGACCTCTACTTTACGGCCAATGAGGCGGCAGACCATTTTTACCTGAACCAGGGCGGCCTCAAATTCAAGGAAATAAGCCAAAAAGCGGGCATCAACAATACCGAGGGATGGACCACCGGAGTCACCCATGTCGACATCAACAATGACGGACTGCTAGACCTCTACATCTGTAAAGTCGGCAAGTACAAACATATGGAAGGCTCGAACCTGCTCTATGTAAACCAAGGTAATGACAAAGACGGAAACCCTGTTTTTAAGGAGGAAGCAAAGAAATACGGACTTGATTTCTCGGGATTTTCGACCCAAGCCGCATTTTTCGATTACGATCTTGATGGTGACCTAGACCTGTTTCTCCTCAACCACTCGGTACACCCCAACCGCACCTATGGCAAGGGAAGCAAAAGAAAAAAGACCGCCCCCTTATCCGGCGATCGACTTTACAAAAATGAAAACGGAAAATTTGTAGATGTTTCTTCCGAAGCCCATATTTTTCAAGGTGAAATCGGATACGGCCTTGGCCTTGGCATAAGCGACGTCAACAATGATGGCTATCCCGATGTATACGTAGGTAATGATTTTTTTGAGAACGACTACCTCTACATCAATCAAAAAGACGGCATTTTTAAAGAAATCATCTCTGAAAACGACAAGAAGTTAGGGCATACCACCCACTTTTCAATGGGCAATGACCTGGCCGATATCAATAACGACGGTCTCACGGATATTGTTTCCCTAGATATGCTTCCCGAAAACCTGGAAACCTACAAAACATCAGGACTGGAATATCCCTATCCCACCTATCAAAACTACTTACGGAACGGTTATGCCCCCCAATACATGCAGAATACCCTGCACCTCAACCTCGGCCACGGCAACTTTAGCGAAATAGCCCATTTAGCCGGTATTTCCGCTACCGAATGGTCATGGGGAGCCCTGCTGGCGGACTATGATAACGACGGGCTAAAAGACCTTTTTGTTTCAAACGGAATCAAAGGGGCCACCAACGATATGGACTTCATCAACTTTATTGCCAACGACAATATTCAAAAACGTATTGAAGAAGGCATGACCGAAGAAGACATGGCCTTTATTGATGAAATGCCCCATAAAAAAGAACCGAATTACTTTTTCAGGAACAAAGGTGACCTGACTTTTGAAAACGTATCCAAAACATGGTCCGACCTAGAAAAAAGTTACAGCAACGGCAGTGTTTATGCCGACCTTGATAATGACGGCGACTTAGATATTGTAGTGAACAATGTCGACCAAGAGGCCTTTGTTCTGGAAAACACCAGCGAAACGACTGCGGAAAACCATTTTTTAAATATCGGTTTTAAAGGAGCCCCGAGCAACTTGTTCGGTATTGGGACAAAAGTCATCGCCTATAGCAAGAATAAGGCCATAAGCGCTGAAAATTTCGTCAGCAGGGGATACTTATCATCGGTACCGCCCCGACTGCATTTGGGCATAGGTAAAGATTCAGTTCTCGATTCGGTAAAAGTGATATGGCCGGGCGGAAAATTTCAAACCCTAAAAAACCTGCAGGCCGACCAAAAAATAGAACTGAGCATTTCAGAGGCCCGTGGAAATTATTACGAAACGCCTAAAACATCTGCGGCCACCTTACTACACAACAAAAACGACTTCCTTGGTTTCTACCATAAAGACAGCCCTACCCTTGAATTCAACCGAAGTCCCTTGGTTCCTTTTGCCAATACCAATGAAGGTCCCGAAATTTCAGTGGCCGACATCAATGCAGATGGTCTCGACGATATTTTAATCGGTGGTGGAAAGGGCCAAGCTACGGCTTTGTTCGTGCAACGACCGAACGGTGTATTCAAAGAAGAGCAAACGGGGCTCTTTGAGGAAGACGCCATTAACGAAGACCTATCACAGCTCATTTTTGACGCCGACGGCGATGGCGACCAAGATCTCATCATTGTCAGTGGCGGTAACGAATTTCAATCGGGAAAGCCCCTACAGCCAAGGTTTTATCGAAACCACGAGGGGCAATTCAAAAAAGAAGACCAGCAGTTCTCCAATATTTCTCCCAATGCTTCAAAGGTAGGCTCCGTAGATTTTGACAATGACGGCGACCTCGACCTCATCATAGCCTCCGACCAGGTCCCGCACCAGTTCGGTACCACGCCTTCGCAATATATATTTGAAAACGATGGTTCAGGAAACTTTACCGACGTATCCGACACCTTCGGAAAGCCGTTTAAAGGCGTAGGCAACGTAAAAGATTTTATTTGGACGGATTTGGACGGAAATGGGTTTCAAGACCTTATAGCCGTAGGGCATTGGATGCCGGTCAGCATCTTTTACAATGATGGAAAAAGTTTACAGCCCCGGAAAGACCCTGCACTCAAAAACACCAATGGCTGGTGGAACGTAGTTGTGGCCGATGACTTTGACAATGACGGCGATATCGATTTTGTTGCAGGAAATTGGGGACTCAACAGCAAGTTCAGGGCATCTGCCACCGAAGCGATCACCCTTTACAATGCCGATTTTGACGAAAACGGAAACATAGACCCTATAGTCACCTATTTTCATCACCACAAAGAAACCCCCTTTGCCTCAAAAGACGAACTCGTCAAACAATTGCCCTATTTGAACAAACGGTTTTTATCTTATAAAGACTTTGCCCAAGCTTCGGTTTTCGACCTCTTCTCAAAAGAGAAATTGATAAAATCTGACCAAAAAAAGGTATACGAATTACAAAGTTCGTTTTACGAAAACGATGGAGTTGGCAATTTTAATATAAAAGCGCTCCCAACTATTGCACAAGCCTCCACAATTCATGATATTGCAGTAGATGACTTTGACAATGACGGCTTTAAAGACCTATTAATTGTAGGCAACTCTACCGAAATAAGTACCCAACTAGGCCGAATGGATGCTTCCCACGGTATCATTTTACGCAACAATGGCAAGGGCGATTTCGAGTGGTCAGACGGCCAAGATTTCAATATTGAAGGGTCAGCAAGAAGCATTGCCAAAATTAGAATTAACAACCACCCGGTCTATATCGTTGGTATAAACAACGATGTTCCGGTTTTCTTATCAAGAAAAAGCAACAACTAA